In Engraulis encrasicolus isolate BLACKSEA-1 chromosome 2, IST_EnEncr_1.0, whole genome shotgun sequence, the sequence AATAACATTTTGACGCGGTGTGTCTTCTTCAGTCAAACCCTACTGATATCACTGAACAGAAAATGACATTATGCCTTCCCATCTCTGGCCAGTcgttttgaagtggaccagcttgattTCAATTCTTCGGCATTACTTAATAAAGCATGATTACTCCACATAGGGCCCTGGAATGCCACGCCTCCTGACGTGCAAGCACAACACTTACatcgtcatcttcctcctcctcatccccatcttCATCGCTCTCCTCTGCACTAGACGAGTCTTCTTCAgactccttctcctcttcatcatcgtcatcatcctcttcctcttcttcatcctcagaAACCTGTTAAGGATAACAACAGAAGCACTTCCTTTTAAAACCGTTATACTAGATGGTAGAGATATAATTTctgataaaaaaaatattctgttCATCATTTTCCATAAAAATCACTATAGaattatgaataaaaataaatagcACTTACCTTGGGCTTGACTTTAGCATTTGTGCCACCGGGCTTCGCCGTACTCTTTCTTTTCTAAAATAGAAGTAGAAAGAAAGACTTCAAAACAagttcagaatttttttttacttcacatagcaaccagggcttgacgttaactttttcactcacgggccactgtggcttgtggttttccagagtcactagccattcagcctttctactggccacaattttttttaaatcacgatacactgtacatctaatctcagaagatggctttctacatggaaataaaaataGGAACTATGTAACTGAGCTTCTTCTTGATCTTATATCAGCATAAGCAAttcatacacaaggggcaaacaacagcatataggctactctgatatgtcataccaaggaataagtaACCTGCCAAATTGGCAAGTAATAtcaaattattaccagccactgccaagtttgaccagcatttggctggttggcaggtgccagtgtcaagccctgatagcaACTATAAAAGTATTGGTCGCCTCAGACATGGAAAAATAATAAGTTATTGTTTCCCAATTTGAAAAACTCAGACAGACATTCTAGCAGACAGAAAGTGTATAAGGCTGGAATAACATGGTATACAGAAAACCAAATGATTTAGGATAATACTGACAATTATTTTTTCAGAGGGAGAAATCATTTAAATCAAACTAAAACTTCAATACTTACTTGTGAGTTATATTCTTTGTAGGTGTTCCTCTCCTGTGAGCTCAAGCtctgcaaggggaaaaacacattaCCATTTAGCTCAGTACTTTAGGAAACAGTCAACCGATCATAGCCCTGAAACTTGTAGTCATATAGGTAGTACTATACCACAGGAAATCCTTCACAGGCAAGCTCTAATAGTAGACTACGACAGAGTTTGATGCCACGTGGTGCAGTAGGCATGTGCCCAGTGACTACAGGAGAGTTCAAGACAAATGAAACACAGCAACACTGTTGCAAATCTATTAGGATGTCGTAGCAGTCTTGCTCTACCTTCGCTAGGCTCTCAGGAGAGCTGCCCTTAAGGTCGTTTTAAAACTTCCCTTAAATAAAACACAATTTCTCAGCGTTCACATAAAAATGATTTTATTATTGCTGAGGATCTCCATATCATAACCATGAGTCACTTTCACCACAAAATAGCTGAAACGGTGTTGCTCTGCATATCTGCATATAGTAGGCCACCTTGTATTGTGTTGTTAAAATGAGCAACAGTGTTAAATTTTGGTCAACATTTTCACTTCGTCATGTGCCTTGAGATTTTGCCAttgaccaaaaaaataaaatgaatttaaaaaaacgaacaaaaaaaattCTGCTCAGATCTACAGCAATGTGGAGTTGTGTGACGTGCAGCAGGTGTACTCACTGCTAACCACTGTTCCAGCAGCACTTTATACTGCCTCTGCTTCTCCTCTGCAATCTTCTTGTAGCGGTCTTTGTCCTTCTGCGAGAGCCGCTGCCACCGACCGCCAATCTCCGCCATGCGCTCCTTCATGGGCAGGTGGTTCAGCTCGCCATTGGACAGCATCTCCTGGGAGAACTTCTGATAGCCGTTCCTGCACACAGAAGTCAAGGACTGagtttctttccctttttttttcttctttcttttttttttaacttttgttaATACAgtaatatttttagggctttttgctcTTTGCGTTTTTATGTGACAGTGAAAGGTATGAccggaaacgagtgggagagggagatggggtagggttgagaTATCAGCCAGGTCTGTGTCGAGCTTGGGTCCTCATGAGCATGCAAGCCTGTTTATGGACAGGTACTTTAGCCtgctgtgacacagcacccccAAAGTCATGAGTTTCAAAAGAATTTAGGACCAAGTTCCGCACACAAGATCATTTCAGAATGAAGAAATAATGTCTACAACTCCACCTGTTTTATACAAGAGCGCTTTGGAGCGTTAAGAGGCTTCACCATCTAACCAAAGACCTCTTCAGCCATGTGTGCATAATGCATAATGAGACAATGTTTCACCATAGGCTACTAGTGTCACGCACAAGAGTGCAAGATGTACAAGATACAGTGGACAAATGGAGAGGTTGCACAAGGGCAGACCAAGGATGGAATTTACAATTCTAAAGATGTGAATATTCACCATCCTCTGACGAATTAATATTTAAATTCAAGAACCAATTACAAGCAATTCTGTCAGAAAACCTGCCAGCCACTTAATCATATCAGCATTAGggtgtagggatggcacaaaccgcaccgaaaaccgaaaccgtacaattcacactcataccgaaccgaaccgtgcattccatcgcaaaccgcaattcatgtactgcccagaaaaatatgtaaaacagagattctaggagtatcttatccattctctctgattaaaacattagcgtataagaccaaatcagaggataacacaattaaaatcacaccattttcacattataagcctatacaaacaatatgtaggatatttagtgttAAATCCGATTCAATTAGCCATTGCACCATTTATTGTGAACTAAAAAagaagaaccgtagagaaccgaaaaccgtgaccttgacaccgcgatatgaaccgaaccgtgaattttgtgaaccgtaccacccctattaGGGTGCATCTAGAAAATGAAAActatcccactctgctcttgcagtattctTCCTTTGCACcatcataactcccttgtaaatttctagaaaatgtgattgatgttaaagggtggcacaataggcttgacattttgaatggtagtgaatgggcatgTTTAGCTTACTCTCTGTGCAAAGTGTATTCTGAGATtgttttgatcaaaaacagtaaggacagtcatttggaagaatgctccagttgcttcTCCATTTCCCCAAAAACCCCAACAAATGGCTAAATAATGGATACATAGGTGTTCAAACATGGCTAAATGGGTACTAAAACATGGCTAAGGGTGCTAAAACcttgctgaaggaaggctctaaaaaacacgcacagggaatttcaaatctgggaaaatggaaagagaaccggaacattcttccaaatgattcgCTTTATTAATTTTAATTAATAGTGTAAAAACCCACTTTTCAAGGATTTGGCTAAAAtcgcccatccactgccattcaaaatgtcaagcataatgtgccaccctttaacattaacCAAAATCGCTAAGATTTTACAAGGGTGTTATGTTGATACAAAGGAACAATTGTGCAAAAGCAGTAGGATTTACAAACGTTTATTGCACCCTAATCAGCATTTGGTTGACGCAAATGTCCATTCCTTGAGGCATACATAGCTCAGTTAATTGGCTGTCTGATCATTAGAACAGTGTTGTTAATTATTTGCTCAAGACTGCTGCAAACATTCCTGGCGCAAAGGGCATGTGTGAGCATCTCACACTGCgctgacaagtgtgtgtgcggcgcgcgtgTGCCTCACATTGCACTGAGAGATACTCACGATGGAGGCTTTTTGGGTTCGCCTTCAAACTTCATCTTCTTGCCTGGAACCACTACTGGAGGTGGGGCGCGCATTTCACTCAATTCTCTCTGTTAAAAATTGAATGAATAATTTGttaaattagttttttttcctACATATGAAAACACAATATTAATCAGAACATCATTTTCAAATGATACACAGAGAATTTAGATTCTCTACACACCTCATATCTCTTCTGGTCCTCTGCAGCTTTCTTGATCCACAaaatcttctctttcttctccatgGTATTCCAGGTGCTTTCCATGGCTTTCTGGGCCTTTGGCCGGTCATTCTTTTAAAAACATCACACATTTGTTACTGAAATTACTGCCTACAGGTTGAAGGCACCATTGCCAAAGACTTggtgtacagtatatttcaaGGACAAGATCAGGCTAAATGTGCGGCCTGTCTCATCTTCAAACTAGAACGTATCCCAGGACCGGCACCTCACAAAGACGCCATGTTGTGTGTCAATTTCTCTTCCAAAATAGTACCTTATATTTGGCCAAGTAGTCACCAATGACGCTCTGCTGCCAAATCTCCTGGGCGTTCTTGGGGGTGTCTGGCAACTTGGTCTTCTCCTCTTGCCCTTTGCCCCCTGACTGAGCCTTCAGGGCCGACTCTAGAGTCTTATATTTCTCCTGGGGGCACATTAACACAACAGCATGTCAATGTCTCAACTCTACCATTCCGAGTTACTTTGGTCACCaatcagactctgtgtgtgtgtgtgtgtgtgtgtgtgtgtgtgtgtgtgtgcgtgtgtgtgtgtgtgcgcgctccttCTACCTTTTTCTTCTCGGGGAGCTCGTTCCACATGCGAGCGAGATGCCGTGTGATTTCGTTCTCCGAGAGCTCAGGCCGGTCATTTTTGAGCTTttgcctcttctcctctgcaaAGATGAACATGGCGGACAAGGGACGCTTGGGCTTGTCAGCACCAGCCTGTGTGAGGAGAAGTAAACCACAAGTGAAACAGCAAATAAGACACCAACAACAAGCATAAAAGGAGAAGATATCGTATACAGATATACTAAAAGTGTGTCAAATTACTACGAAATGCCAagctgaacacacgcacacacacacataaacacaacctTTCAAATGTGCACTGTAACAATAGTAATTGACTTTGGATGGTGTTTCATTGGTACAATAAGGTTAGCCATAATATTGGAAAGTGTCAAGACCACATGCATACTGGAATCACACCtactccccaaacacacacacacacacacacacacacacacacacacacacacacacacacacacacacacacacacacacacacacacacacacacacacacacacacacaccaggttgaccAACCTTGGCTTTGGATTTGGAAGTCTTTTTACTGGCCGTGCTGCTGACTCCACCGCTCTTTTTAAAGCCAGCCATTTTGTCCTCTCCGAGGACTCTCTTTTGCTCCTCTGCAGATAAACTCTAAAATGGACAACATACAAAAAAAccgtaaaaaaactaaaatgccAGAAAAATACAATTGCTTCTGCTATTTGTACAACCATTGTGGGTGTTCATGTCGATCACGACAAAACTTACATTTGTAACACTAAAAAGCAGAGTAAAGTGAAAAAAGCAATACTCACAGCTAAAAACTCGTTCATTTCCACCTCATATTGTCTCTTTCTCTGGAAAAATGGAATTAAGTCTGATTAGTTTTCAAATAACCCAAAAATTTGTGTGCGTGTCCACAAATGAGTTGCTTGTCTTGGAGCGCTATGGAGAGTGCTGACCTGTTCACATCGCTTCTGATAGGCATCCTTCTCGTTCTGCTTGAGGAGCTTCCACTTCTGACTGCACATGACCATCCGCTCTGTACTGGGCACATCCTTCATGCTCGACATGAGCTCCGCACAGAACATGGAGTAGCCGtttctgaggaaaaaaaaatgccACAGGGACAA encodes:
- the ubtf gene encoding nucleolar transcription factor 1, with product MNGDMDSTKDQEWSQNDMLKLLDAMKVALPQDDLTKYKTSESHLDWEKVAFNTYSGEMCRLKWLEVSKEVRKFRTLSELIVDAQDCIKNPFKGKKLKKHPDFPKKPLTPYFRFFMEKRAKYAKLHPEMSNLDLTKILSKKYRELPERKKEKYVQDFAKDKEVFEQSMNKFRQQHPDLLESTTKKGSNVPEKPKTPQQLWYNHEKKAFLKTNPSAGTKDIKDFLGKTWTQLPDKKRLRWIAKSLEQRKAYEETMRDFIVQHPELNMTEEDIVKSTLTKAERQLKDKSDGRPDKPPPNGYSMFCAELMSSMKDVPSTERMVMCSQKWKLLKQNEKDAYQKRCEQRKRQYEVEMNEFLASLSAEEQKRVLGEDKMAGFKKSGGVSSTASKKTSKSKAKAGADKPKRPLSAMFIFAEEKRQKLKNDRPELSENEITRHLARMWNELPEKKKEKYKTLESALKAQSGGKGQEEKTKLPDTPKNAQEIWQQSVIGDYLAKYKNDRPKAQKAMESTWNTMEKKEKILWIKKAAEDQKRYERELSEMRAPPPVVVPGKKMKFEGEPKKPPSNGYQKFSQEMLSNGELNHLPMKERMAEIGGRWQRLSQKDKDRYKKIAEEKQRQYKVLLEQWLASLSSQERNTYKEYNSQKRKSTAKPGGTNAKVKPKVSEDEEEEEDDDDDEEEKESEEDSSSAEESDEDGDEEEEDDDNDNDDDDDDDDDEDDDEDADDKENKSESSSGSSQESSGSGSDSD